Proteins co-encoded in one Vigna radiata var. radiata cultivar VC1973A unplaced genomic scaffold, Vradiata_ver6 scaffold_134, whole genome shotgun sequence genomic window:
- the LOC106753628 gene encoding uncharacterized protein LOC106753628 isoform X2, translating into MECLFGFASSVSRDLVCGALNQLRYPCCFKNFVKRLQEEESNLIITRDSVQKFVTHGKKQARKPNEIVDKWLEDAINDVHNVNQLLEEARTKKHCCFGHCPNWIWRYHVGKNLANKTMDLEKFIEKGRKYVPFDRIATLPSNTLDMLLEKCMNFESRQTAYEQLLDAVKSNDVSMIGLYGMGGCGKTTLAMEVRKLVESEHLFEKVLFVPVSSTVEIRRIQEKIASSLQFEFPETEEMQRAQRLCSRLTQEKSVLLILDDVWEKLDFGHIGIPSSEHHKGFKILITSRSEAVCTLMDCQRNIYLPILTDEEAWTLFQNKALISEATPHTLKNLGRLISDECKGLPVAISAVACSLKGKVETEWRVALNKLRHSKPINIERGLIDPYKCLQLSYDNLDTKEAKSLFRLCSVFPEDSEIQVEVLTRCAIGLGVVGEVDSYEEARSEVIAAKIKLVSCCLLLDTDYEGVKMHDIVRDVAHIIAKNENKMIKCEVEKDVRVEQNSVRYLWCAKFPNDLDCSNLEFLCLRTKMKGFDEIFKRMGRLKVLIFINDEDGKTPLSTISFKTLTNLRYLFIKNYELSDFSFFGGMKNLQSLKLHGCSLPAFPEAITLKLLELKKCDIKVKNFEVMKRIPHLEELYIIDIEGEWWDANSEDNIEFFKTFSIPETLQRYGIVLGSYNFDHYNNDRDIYIHGRTLLLNHFDISNEVMKGLAKNAKDLFVGNIHGGAKNMIPDIFQIEGGGLNELNMLVIRDSEELECLIDTHSHSSEVVTLFSKLHTLKILNMENLKAIWHCFLPANGPFENLEKLYLSDCPWLTFLFTYVVAQNLVQLKILKISRCDELKHILTYDEKSEDEFSSGHPVQIFQNLQEVEVYSCRELKHIFLANIVGGLTQLKVLLIEECDMLDQIIADIVPLRDQDRKEELDEIIEKGTLSSLGSLKIKRCGKLGSIFTASIAKTLTSLEELFIEHCKSLKDIVTHERINKNQEESIVEDDYDCQSDISIFQSLKKLHISNCDLLEGIFPVSFVGELNDITNKEAAHLKDFSSPNNTQIELPALQVLELHYIRNRTIVGSYDVICPSLRTLSLDIGRYVVFFNINCSTDASEATKRDFIAIKISNSDFVPPVESVECLSELPHGLNLIMTHNIREIELKGFDKASYLFKLSIASSLMMLEILRVKECDGLEYIIDTDDDEYGKDNMKAIFPNLKELSLYECFQLKYMFGKYHVANKDYKEIHIQFSALEILYFRNLPKFVSICSTNNLILTWPSLKDFECNECFYPFYSFVSCLTIPSNSREPIITSTKDPKGIQNHLPTLQTLNIKHSRAERIFCLNEHEMIGQQVSLRLEKLDLYNLPEMTYIWVGPNNSLTLQHLTTLEIRDCGKLEVIFPKSVVRCLPELKNVTIIRCMELKQIIEEDESNPLSIDGDSEEEIIGCHKKASKNYFAFPNLEELEIFECAKLEVVFPKSVLRCLLKLKILKISKCKEVRQIIEKDVEDKNLSNILSPRPCFPKLEALQVDDCHKLKRLFCGSASNDLPNLHLLVINGANELEELVGCKQGKIKVELPRLKLLIFIHLENFSQEIDLHNLKNCIVYECPKLSLTSTTTLEKLCEDFPSEDFINTELGSWEFERIVRISTITDSSEFTSSQEIEDLGNESIKSSSTGVEDIGTGDAVATHIDSKVVEQDDKLNEGKAGTVESQVEEGLNLFHKQERIDVFPNNNIDISSDIRTRLGAYKHFVDLDDAQISLLVEAITTYPHLWNAPKKFSERFQAWRFKILADMLLFLQKESVHSVIPQRQKEFDRLCEEAIEIGFESSWVEEMRQRVVARDSKLGEDIAKRQMDENSKRCSKGDMVPDSQAAERGDGPKISLEEGSDLVDKEAEIGVVSNHHIVAMRNEEAKKEFVAEVFTSEIPRIATSLTNSQTVEKPTPSNELVDTQQTSEQCQMKQKKPLGEIPKSIEQVALEETIAKNTNMAASSILSESATSKLDPTVTLLSKSYPYLSEIKSSQIEARIAKESEGHPKIIQDFGANDITSLFAPVIVGKEGEDKLVGKTLAELEKYMKMSLKDIVSSETNSLCLLSALNFLSNLPFKDVKVSDGLKHIIDTMHRHFPSILCSFKQGFATTHKLAELEARANEVTIKKNLYDELQRKEVVLKEQIIRLKEEIRVCEVALSSLEEEKNKCIAETVEYKTKLENARKEESQMLEVAHKWSILCSQYELNRMATINPS; encoded by the exons ATGGAGTGTCTGTTTGGTTTTGCATCTTCTGTTTCAAGAGATTTAGTGTGTGGAGCATTAAATCAATTACGTTATCCTTGTTGCTTTAAAAATTTCGTCAAAAGACTTCAAGAAGAAGAGAGCAATTTGATTATAACGAGAGATAGTGTCCAAAAATTCGTTACCCATGGCAAGAAGCAAGCGAGAAAGCCCAATGAAATTGTGGACAAGTGGCTGGAAGATGCCATCAATGATGTTCACAATGTGAATCAGTTGCTGGAAGAAGCAAGAACAAAAAAACATTGTTGCTTTGGGCACTGTCCAAATTGGATTTGGCGATACCATGTTGGAAAAAATTTAGCAAATAAAACTATGGACCTCGAAAAGTTCATTGAAAAGGGTAGAAAATATGTGCCTTTTGACCGCATCGCTACGCTTCCTTCAAACACCCTTGATATGCTTTTAGAGAAATGCATGAATTTTGAGAGTAGACAAACTGCATACGAGCAACTACTGGATGCAGTGAAAAGTAATGATGTTTCCATGATTGGGTTGTATGGAATGGGGGGTTGTGGTAAAACCACATTAGCAATGGAGGTTAGGAAATTAGTAGAATCAGAGcatctttttgaaaaagttctttttgtaCCTGTTTCTAGTACGGTAGAAATACGGaggattcaagaaaaaatagCAAGTTCACTACAATTTGAATTTCCAGAAACCGAAGAAATGCAGAGAGCCCAAAGATTGTGCTCAAGATTAACTCAAGAAAAAAGTgttcttttaattctagatgatGTGTGGGAGAAGCTTGACTTTGGTCATATTGGGATTCCTTCTTCTGAACACCATAAAGGATTCAAGATTCTCATTACCAGTAGATCAGAAGCAGTTTGTACTTTAATGGATTGTCAAAGAAATATTTACTTGCCAATTTTAACGGATGAAGAAGCATGGactcttttccaaaataaagcaCTTATATCAGAAGCCACCCCTCATACCTTAAAGAATCTGGGAAGATTAATTTCCGATGAATGTAAAGGATTGCCGGTTGCCATTTCAGCAGTTGCTTGTAGTTTGAAGGGAAAAGTTGAGACGGAATGGAGGGTTGCATTGAATAAATTGAGACATTCTAAGCCAATAAATATTGAAAGAGGTTTGATTGATCCCTACAAGTGTCTACAACTGAGCTATGATAATTTAGATACTAAAGAAGCTAAATCACTTTTCCGGTTATGCTCTGTGTTTCCTGAAGATTCTGAAATTCAAGTTGAAGTTTTAACCAGATGTGCAATAGGGTTAGGTGTAGTTGGAGAAGTTGACTCATATGAAGAGGCAAGGAGTGAAGTGATTGCAGCTAAAATTAAGCTTGTtagttgttgtttgttgttggatACAGATTATGAAGGTGTCAAAATGCATGACATAGTTCGTGATGTGGCCCACATAATAGcaaaaaatgagaataagatGATAAAGTGTGAAGTGGAGAAAGATGTTAGAGTCGAACAAAATTCTGTAAGATATCTTTGGTGTGCGAAATTTCCTAATGATTTGGATTGCTCCAATCTTGAGTTTTTATGCTTACGGACAAAGATGAAAGGATTTgatgaaattttcaaaagaatgGGAAGgctcaaagttttgatttttatcaACGATGAGGATGGAAAAACACCATTGTCAACAATATCtttcaaaacattaacaaatcttcgttatttattcattaagaaTTATGAATTGAGCGACTTCTCATTTTTTGGCGGTATGAAGAATCTTCAAAGTCTAAAGTTACATGGTTGTTCACTGCCTGCATTTCCTGAAGCAATTACACTAAAATTGTTAGAGTTGAAAAAATGTGATATTAAAGTGAAGAATTTTGAAGTGATGAAGAGAATCCCGCATTTGGAAGAGTTGTACATTATTGATATTGAAGGAGAATGGTGGGATGCTAACAGCGAAGACAATATTGAATTCTTTAAGACGTTTAGCATTCCCGAAACACTGCAAAGGTATGGAATTGTATTAGGGTCTTATAATTTTGatcattataataatgataGAGATATTTACATTCATGGAAGAACTTTATTACTTAACCATTTTGACATATCAAATGAGGTAATGAAGGGTTTGGCAAAAAATGCAAAGGATCTATTTGTAGGAAATATTCATGGAGGCGCAAAAAATATGATCCctgatatatttcaaattgaaggAGGTGGTTTGAATGAGTTGAATATGTTGGTGATACGTGATTCTGAAGAGTTAGAATGTTTGATTGACACTCATAGTCACTCGAGTGAGGTCGTAACTCTATTTTCCAAGTTGCATACGTTGAAAATCCTTAACATGGAAAATCTAAAAGCTATATGGCATTGTTTTCTTCCTGCTAATGGACCTTTTGAGAACTTAGAGAAGTTGTATTTAAGTGATTGTCCATGGTTGACATTTCTCTTTACATATGTGGTTGCTCAAAATTTGGtacaattgaaaatattaaaaatatcaagatGTGATGAACTGAAGCATATATTGACATATGATGAGAAAAGTGAAGATGAATTCAGCAGTGGGCATCCTGTACAAATCTTCCAAAATCTTCAGGAAGTAGAGGTATATAGCTGTCgagaattaaaacatatattcttGGCCAACATTGTAGGAGGCTTAACTCAATTGAAAGTTCTCCTCATTGAAGAATGTGACATGCTAGATCAAATAATTGCAGATATTGTTCCATTAAGGGACcaagatagaaaagaagaacttgatgaaataattgaaaaag GAACTCTATCCAGCCTTGGAAGCCTTAAGATAAAACGTTGTGGGAAGTTAGGCTCAATTTTTACAGCATCGATAGCTAAGACCTTGACTTCTTTGGAAGAATTGTTCATAGAACACTGCAAAAGTTTGAAGGATATAGTAACTCACGAAAGGATCAATAAAAATCAGGAGGAAAGCATTGTTGAGGATGACTATGATTGTCAGAGTGATATTTCAATCTTCCAAAGTTTGAAAAAGCTACATATCAGTAATTGTGACTTATTGGAGGGTATATTCCCTGTTTCTTTTGTTGGAGAATTGAATGATATAACAAATAAAGAGGCTGCTCATTTGAAAGACTTCTCTAGTCCAAATAATACTCAAATTGAGCTTCCTGCTTTACAAGTACTTGAACTTCATTATATTCGGAACAGAACCATTGTTGGTAGTTATGATGTGATATGTCCATCTTTAAGAACACTATCATTGGATATTGGGAGATATGTTGTGTTTTTCAACATAAATTGTTCAACAGATGCTTCAGAAGCTACAAAAAGGGATTTTATTGCAATCAAG ATATCGAACTCAGATTTTGTTCCCCCGGTTGAAAGTGTCGAATGTCTTTCAGAACTACCACATGGTTTGAACTTGATTATGACACACAATATTAGAGAAATTGAACTGAAAGGCTTTGATAAGGCAAGTTACCTTTTTAAACTGTCCATTGCTTCATCATTGATGATGTTGGAAATTTTGAGAGTTAAGGAATGTGATGGACTTGAGTACATTATAGACactgatgatgatgaatatgGCAAAGACAATATGAAAGCTATCTTTCCTAACTTAAAAGAACTCTCCTTGTATGAGTGTTTCCAATTGAAATATATGTTTGGGAAATATCACGTAGCCAACAAGGATTACAAGGAGATTCATATTCAATTCTCAGCATTGGAAATACTCTATTTTCGTAATCTACCAAAGTTTGTTAGCATTTGTTCTACCAACAATCTCATTTTGACGTGGCCATCTTTGAAGGACTTTGAGTGTAACGAATGTTTCTATCCATTTTATAGTTTTGTCAGTTGTTTGACGATTCCTTCAAATTcaagagagcctattatcacAAGTACGAAG GATCCGAAAGGGATTCAGAACCATCTCCCCACTTTGCAAACTCTAAACATAAAGCATTCTCGTGCAGAACGTATTTTTTGTCTTAATGAACATGAAATGATTGGCCAACAAGTGAGTTTAAGGTTAGAGAAGTTGGACTTGTATAATCTACCTGAAATGACTTATATTTGGGTGGGTCCCAACAATTCACTTACTCTCCAACATCTTACCACATTAGAAATAAGGGATTGTGGAAAGTTGGAAGTAATCTTTCCAAAGTCTGTTGTAAGATGCTTACCAGAGTTGAAGAACGTAACCATAATAAGGTGCATGGAATTGAAGCAGATCATCGAAGAAGACGAGTCCAATCCTCTTTCCATAGATGGAGACTCTGAAGAGGAGATTATTGGATGTCATAAAAAAGCTTCAAAGAATTATTTTGCCTTCCCAAATCTTGAAGAACTAGAAATATTTGAATGTGCAAAATTGGAAGTAGTCTTTCCAAAGTCCGTTTTAAGATGTTTACTAAAGTTGAAGATTTTGAAGATAAGCAAATGCAAAGAAGTAAGACAAATCATTGAAAAGGATGTGGAGGATAAAAATTTGTCTAACATTCTTTCTCCTCGGCCATGCTTCCCAAAACTAGAAGCATTGCAGGTTGATGATTGCCACAAGTTGAAAAGATTATTTTGTGGATCTGCTTCTAATGACCTTcccaatcttcatcttctagTCATAAATGGAGCCAATGAACTAGAAGAGCTTGTTGGATGTAAACAAGGAAAGATTAAAGTTGAGCTTCCAAGACTCAAACTTCTAATATTTATCCATCTGGAAAACTTCAGTCAAGAGATTGATTTGCATAATTTGAAGAATTGCATTGTCTATGAATGTCCAAAACTCTCTTTGACTTCAACAACTACTCTTGAGAAGCTTTGTGAAGATTTTCCTTCCGAAG ATTTCATAAACACAGAACTTGGTAGTTGGGAATTTGAACGCATAGTAAGAATTTCAACTATTACCGATAGCAGTGAGTTCACTTCATCACAG GAGATTGAGGACTTAGGAAACGAGAGCATTAAATCTTCATCCACTGGAGTTGAAGACATTGGCACTGGAGATGCTGTTGCAACTCACATTGATTCCAAGGTAGTTGAACAAGATGATAAATTGAATGAAGGCAAGGCCGGAACAGTGGAAAGCCAAGTAGAAGAAGGGTTAAACCTTTTTCATAAACAAGAGAGAATAGATGTTTTTCCTAACAACAATATTGACATTTCTTCAG ATATCCGTACAAGATTGGGAGCATATAAACATTTTGTTGATCTGGATGATGCACAGATTTCTCTTCTGGTGGAGGCAATTACAACATATCCTCATCTCTGGAATGCTCCCAAGAAGTTTAGTGAGCGCTTTCAAGCTTGGAGGTTCAAAATTTTGGCAGATATGTTGTTGTTCCTTCAGAAGGAAAGTGTCCATAGTGTTATTCCTCAAAGACAAAAGGAGTTCGATAGACTATGTGAAGAAGCTAttgaaattggatttgagaGTTCATGGGTAGAGGAAATGCGTCAACGTGTTGTAGCGAGGGATTCTAAGCTAGGAGAGGACATTGCTAAGAGACAAATGGATGAGAATTCTAAGAG GTGTAGTAAAGGGGACATGGTACCAGATTCCCAGGCTGCTGAACGAGGTGATGGGCCTAAGATTAGCTTGGAAGAAGGTTCTGACTTGGTTGATAAAGAAGCTGAAATAGGTGTTGTTTCTAATCACCACATCGTTGCTATGAGAAATGAAGAAGCAAAGAAGGAATTTGTTGCAGAAGTTTTCACTTCAGAAATACCAAGAATAGCAACATCATTAACAAACTCGCAAACAGTTGAAAAGCCAACACCCTCAAAT GAATTGGTGGACACACAGCAGACTAGTGAACAGTGTCAGATGAAGCAGAAAAAACCACTTGGTGAAATTCCTAAG AGTATTGAGCAAGTTGCTTTAGAGGAAACCATAGCAAAGAACACCAATATGGCAGCTTCATCAATTCTTTCCGAATCCGCCACCTCTAAGTTGGATCCAACAGTTACTTTACTAAGTAAATCATATCCATATctt AGTGAAATTAAGAGCAGCCAAATTGAGGCACGCATTGCTAAAGAAAGTGAAGGCCATCCTAAAATCATTCAAGACTTTGGGGCCAATGATATCACGAGTTTATTTGCACCAGTTATTGTGGGGAAAGAGGGTGAAGATAAGCTAGTTGGAAAGACCCTTGCTGAGTTAGAAAAGTATATGAAGATGTCTTTGAAGGATATAGTTAGCTCTGAGACTAACAGCCTTTGCCTTTTGTCTGCTCTTAATTTCCTATCCAACCTTCCTTTCAAAGATGTCAAAGTATCAGATGGACTCAAACATATTATAGACACTATGCACCGACACTTCCCAAGCATTTTATGCTCCTTTAAGCAAGGCTTTGCCACCACTCACAAGTTGGCAGAACTTGAAGCTCGTGCGAATGAGGTGAccattaaaaagaatttatatgATGAACTTCAACGGAAGGAAGTAGTTTTGAAGGAACAAATCATTAGGTTGAAGGAAGAAATAAGAGTTTGTGAGGTTGCCTTATCATCCCTCGaggaggaaaaaaataaatgcattgCGGAAACTGTAGAATACAAAACGAAGCTTGAAAATGCGAGGAAAGAGGAATCTCAAATGTTGGAGGTGGCTCATAAATGGTCAATTCTGTGTAGTCAATATGAGCTCAATCGGATGGCTACTATAAATCCCTCGTGA